One window from the genome of Nisaea sediminum encodes:
- a CDS encoding methyltransferase domain-containing protein: MAYTSAMMDQMLVFDRKQVRRNRDRAAPGYAAHDFLKREIRERVLDRMGDIQRRFPRLLDLGSHGGLPRRELDPKLGVEWIVSLDPSERFAGTAASTGPSVAAEEELLPFAPASFDAIVSTLSLHWVNDLPGALVQARQCLKPDGLFLGAMLGGETLHELRAALTAAETEVLGGAGPRVSPFAELQDAAGLMQRAGFALPVVDSDLLTVTYENVFLLMHELRGMGEGNAIAARRKGMTPKSVFLRAAEIYHDRHAGPDGRIPASFQILYLTGWAPHASQQKPLRPGSAAHRLADALGATELPAGDPAAPGRKPH, encoded by the coding sequence ATGGCCTATACCAGCGCCATGATGGATCAGATGCTCGTCTTCGATCGCAAGCAGGTCCGGCGCAACCGTGACCGTGCCGCCCCGGGCTATGCCGCGCACGATTTCCTGAAGCGGGAAATCCGGGAGCGCGTCCTCGACCGGATGGGCGACATCCAGCGGCGGTTTCCGCGCCTGCTCGATCTCGGCAGCCACGGCGGATTGCCGCGGCGGGAGCTGGACCCGAAACTCGGCGTCGAGTGGATCGTCAGCCTCGATCCGTCAGAACGTTTCGCCGGGACCGCGGCATCCACCGGGCCGTCCGTCGCCGCCGAGGAAGAGCTGCTGCCCTTCGCGCCTGCAAGCTTCGACGCCATCGTCAGCACGCTCTCGCTGCATTGGGTGAACGATCTGCCGGGCGCCCTCGTGCAGGCGCGACAATGCCTGAAGCCGGACGGCCTCTTTCTCGGCGCCATGCTCGGCGGGGAGACCCTGCACGAACTCCGGGCGGCGCTCACCGCAGCCGAGACCGAAGTCCTCGGCGGCGCCGGACCGCGCGTCTCCCCCTTCGCCGAGCTGCAGGACGCCGCGGGTCTGATGCAGCGGGCGGGATTCGCCCTGCCCGTCGTCGACAGCGACCTGCTGACAGTTACCTACGAGAATGTCTTCCTGCTGATGCACGAACTCCGCGGCATGGGCGAGGGCAATGCCATCGCTGCCCGGCGCAAGGGCATGACGCCGAAATCCGTCTTCCTGCGCGCGGCGGAGATCTATCACGACCGCCACGCGGGTCCGGACGGCCGCATTCCCGCGAGCTTCCAGATCCTCTACCTGACCGGCTGGGCGCCGCACGCCTCGCAGCAGAAACCGCTCCGGCCGGGGAGCGCGGCACACAGGCTTGCAGACGCGCTCGGAGCCACGGAATTGCCGGCGGGCGATCCCGCCGCCCCCGGACGCAAACCGCACTAG
- the can gene encoding carbonate dehydratase, which yields MRDLSSLLQHNVAWAEGKLREDPAYFDKLSGLQSPEFLWIGCSDSRVPANVITGLEPGEVFVHRNVANLVHPGDLNMLSVLEFAIEVLGVKHVIVCGHYGCGGVHAAVDGEEHGIVDHWLQPIRDVAERYGHELDELTDPEARHKKLCELNVRSQVQTLGRTPIVQTTWKTGKSLQLHGWAYGLEDGRIRDLDCTISGPEGLISRRVALPGTEIGF from the coding sequence ATGCGCGATCTATCGAGTCTTCTGCAGCACAATGTGGCGTGGGCGGAAGGCAAGTTGCGCGAGGATCCCGCCTATTTCGACAAGCTGTCGGGACTGCAGTCACCGGAGTTTCTCTGGATCGGCTGCTCCGACAGCCGGGTGCCGGCGAACGTGATCACCGGGCTCGAGCCGGGTGAGGTCTTCGTGCATCGCAATGTCGCGAATCTGGTCCATCCGGGCGACCTGAACATGCTGTCGGTGCTCGAATTCGCCATCGAGGTTCTCGGCGTGAAGCATGTGATCGTCTGCGGCCATTATGGCTGCGGCGGTGTGCATGCCGCTGTCGACGGCGAGGAGCACGGTATCGTCGACCACTGGCTGCAGCCGATCCGCGATGTCGCCGAACGTTACGGGCACGAACTCGACGAACTTACCGACCCCGAGGCGCGGCACAAGAAACTCTGCGAGCTGAATGTCCGCTCGCAGGTGCAGACCCTGGGGCGGACCCCGATCGTGCAGACGACCTGGAAGACCGGCAAGTCCCTCCAGCTGCATGGTTGGGCCTACGGTCTCGAGGATGGCCGGATCCGTGATCTCGACTGCACCATCAGCGGTCCGGAGGGGCTGATCTCGCGCCGGGTTGCGCTGCCGGGAACCGAAATCGGCTTCTAG
- a CDS encoding carbon-nitrogen hydrolase family protein: MSKFTVACVQTNSKPDPAVNIAEVSPMIREAKARGADFITTPEIVGMFEPDKPAARAKAKVEEEHEVLTAFRGLAAELGIWLHAGSLSVKLTDDERLANRSFLIAPDGSIAARYTKIHMFDVQVGDGQTYRESASYKPGEEGVLAETPWGTFGLTICYDIRFPYLYRSLAKAGAKVLFAPAAFTKVTGEAHWHVLQRARAIENGCFVISAAQCGTHAGGRQTYGHSVIVAPWGEVLADAGEEPGVITAEIDLALVDEARGKVPSLTHDREFAGPNLYSAAMREAGE, encoded by the coding sequence ATGAGCAAATTCACCGTTGCCTGCGTGCAGACCAATTCGAAGCCGGACCCGGCCGTGAACATCGCCGAGGTCTCGCCGATGATCCGCGAGGCGAAGGCGCGGGGCGCCGATTTCATCACCACGCCGGAAATCGTCGGCATGTTCGAGCCGGACAAGCCGGCCGCCCGCGCCAAGGCCAAGGTGGAGGAGGAGCACGAGGTGCTCACCGCCTTCCGCGGCCTTGCCGCCGAGCTCGGCATCTGGCTCCATGCAGGCTCCCTCTCGGTCAAGCTGACGGACGACGAGCGGCTGGCGAACCGCAGCTTCCTGATCGCGCCGGACGGCTCGATCGCGGCGCGTTACACCAAGATCCACATGTTCGACGTGCAGGTCGGCGACGGTCAGACCTACCGGGAGTCGGCGTCCTACAAGCCCGGCGAGGAAGGTGTGCTGGCGGAGACGCCGTGGGGCACCTTCGGGCTGACGATCTGCTACGACATCCGCTTCCCCTATCTCTATCGTTCACTCGCCAAGGCGGGCGCCAAGGTGCTGTTCGCGCCGGCCGCTTTCACCAAGGTGACGGGCGAGGCGCACTGGCATGTGTTGCAGCGCGCCCGGGCGATAGAGAACGGTTGTTTTGTGATCTCCGCCGCGCAGTGCGGCACCCATGCGGGCGGCCGCCAGACTTACGGCCATTCGGTCATTGTCGCCCCGTGGGGCGAGGTGCTGGCGGATGCCGGCGAGGAGCCGGGCGTGATCACCGCCGAGATAGATCTCGCCCTGGTGGACGAGGCGCGCGGCAAGGTGCCGTCTCTGACCCATGACCGCGAGTTTGCTGGGCCGAACCTCTACAGCGCCGCCATGCGCGAGGCCGGGGAGTAA
- a CDS encoding ABC transporter permease, translated as MRALLIILRLGIKEIYSLARDPVLMGLIVYTFSISVYTVADGVETELRDAAVAIVDEDDSALSHRLRGAFLPPYFKPPAIIGINEVDRALDKGLYTFVVDIPADLEADIQRGREPVIQLSVDATAMSIAGNGAGYISEILTNEIAKFVSRAEPDTEPPALLKVRVKYNPNLEAVRFNAVMEVINNIVVMAIILTGAAVIREREHGTIEHLLVMPVSAVEIMISKIWANGLVILAAVLLSLEFVVRRGLGVPLYGSIELFAAGACIFLFCVTALGIMLATFTHSMPQFALLCIPVFVVINLLSGGHTPLESMPEILQTVMQVSPSTHFIRFSQAVIYRDATLGIVWPELAIMLLIGCVFFAFAFVRFRASMAAR; from the coding sequence ATGCGCGCCCTGCTCATCATCCTCCGGCTCGGGATCAAGGAGATCTACAGCCTCGCCCGCGACCCGGTCCTGATGGGGCTGATCGTCTACACCTTCAGCATCAGCGTCTACACAGTCGCGGACGGGGTGGAGACGGAGCTTCGCGACGCCGCGGTCGCCATCGTCGACGAGGACGATTCCGCGCTCTCCCACCGGCTGCGCGGCGCTTTCCTGCCGCCCTATTTCAAACCGCCTGCGATCATCGGCATCAACGAGGTCGACCGGGCGCTCGACAAGGGGCTCTACACCTTCGTGGTCGACATCCCGGCGGACCTGGAGGCCGACATCCAGCGCGGGCGGGAGCCGGTCATCCAGCTCAGCGTCGATGCGACGGCGATGTCCATCGCGGGCAACGGCGCCGGATATATTTCGGAAATCCTGACAAACGAGATAGCCAAATTCGTGAGCCGGGCGGAACCGGACACGGAGCCTCCGGCGCTCCTCAAGGTCCGGGTGAAATACAATCCCAACCTGGAGGCCGTGCGCTTCAACGCGGTGATGGAGGTGATCAACAACATCGTCGTCATGGCCATCATCCTGACCGGAGCCGCGGTGATCAGGGAGCGCGAGCACGGCACCATCGAACATCTGCTGGTGATGCCGGTCAGCGCCGTCGAGATCATGATCTCGAAGATCTGGGCGAACGGCCTGGTGATCCTCGCGGCGGTCCTGCTCTCGCTCGAATTCGTGGTCCGGCGCGGGCTCGGCGTGCCGCTTTACGGCTCGATCGAGCTGTTCGCAGCCGGGGCCTGCATCTTCCTCTTCTGCGTCACTGCGCTCGGCATCATGCTGGCGACCTTCACCCATTCGATGCCGCAATTCGCTTTGCTCTGCATCCCGGTCTTCGTCGTGATCAACCTGCTCTCCGGCGGACATACGCCGCTCGAGAGCATGCCGGAGATCCTGCAGACGGTGATGCAGGTCTCCCCGTCGACGCACTTCATCCGCTTCTCGCAGGCGGTGATCTACCGCGACGCGACGCTCGGGATCGTCTGGCCGGAGCTCGCGATCATGCTCTTGATCGGCTGCGTGTTTTTCGCGTTCGCTTTCGTTCGGTTCCGAGCCTCGATGGCGGCGCGCTAG
- the grxC gene encoding glutaredoxin 3: MAEVEIYTTMFCPFCVRAKKLLDSKSVAYTEIDVTMSSSKRAAMEERADGRYTVPQIFIDGVGIGGSDDLAALEASGKLDEMLAAQAS, translated from the coding sequence ATGGCCGAGGTCGAAATCTACACAACCATGTTCTGCCCCTTCTGCGTGCGAGCAAAGAAGCTGCTCGACAGCAAAAGCGTCGCCTACACCGAGATCGACGTCACCATGAGCAGCTCGAAGCGGGCGGCGATGGAAGAGCGCGCCGACGGACGCTACACCGTGCCGCAGATCTTCATCGACGGCGTCGGCATCGGCGGCTCGGATGATTTGGCGGCGCTTGAGGCAAGTGGTAAGCTCGACGAAATGCTGGCCGCACAAGCCTCCTGA
- the rbbA gene encoding ribosome-associated ATPase/putative transporter RbbA: MADGGTPIRLAGVGHRYGRTAALRDITLEIAPGSAIAVIGPDGVGKSTLLALISGTKKIQSGSVEVLGGDLRQSGHRRRVCGRIAYMPQGLGKNLYPTLSVAENLDFFARLYGQDEGERQRRADELLRATGLAPFRDRPAEKLSGGMKQKLALCCALVHDPDLLILDEPTTGVDPLSRRQFWELIDRIRARRPWMTVITATAYMSEAEHFDRLIAMNDGAILADGTAEDLKRQTGTDNLEDAFLALLPEGRDKTRFTPRPKPERGAAEADIAAIEAHGLVMRFGDFTAVDAVDFRIEQGEIFGFLGSNGCGKTTTMKMLTGLLTPTEGEARIFGERMNGGGMEMRRRVGYMSQSFSLYSELTVGQNLDLHAGLFRVEGAAKRDRIRELADRFELANVMDMRPDALPLGIRQRLQLAVAVLHRPEMLILDEPTSGVDPVARDEFWNLLTELSRDEGVTIFISTHFMNEAERCDRISLMHAGKVLAMGEPKALVADSGCETLEETFIRLLEAETEDGPEAATDSTPVLDGKAAPIGAPAWFSAARLWAVARRESFELVRDPIRLAFALFGPLILMLAMGYGITFDVEDMRYAAFDQDRSRESRALLRQFEGSRYFSAAPELSSMASLEERMQRGEIGLALVIPPGFGRDLAAGHRPELSAWLDGAMTSRAETTRGYVEGAFQSFLAELAREDGTAESSPALATIETRFRYNQGFTSLEAIPPGILMMLMIMIPSMLTALGVVREKELGSITNLHAAPATRFEFLAGKQLPYVAVALISFLTMLAMMILLFGLTPKASLPMLFLGAVLYAIATTGFGLLVSTVVTSQVAAIFATAIIVLIPTINFSGMLHPVATLDTTGRTIGRSFPGAYFQEISAGVFNKGLSAADLLPNLGALALFCLVYWALSSAALPKQAR, encoded by the coding sequence ATGGCTGACGGCGGCACGCCGATCCGTCTCGCCGGCGTCGGCCATCGCTATGGCCGGACCGCCGCCCTCCGCGACATCACGCTGGAAATTGCCCCTGGCAGCGCGATCGCGGTGATCGGCCCCGACGGTGTCGGCAAGTCCACTCTTCTGGCCCTGATCTCCGGCACCAAGAAGATCCAGAGCGGGAGCGTGGAGGTGCTCGGCGGCGACCTCCGGCAGAGCGGCCACCGGCGCCGGGTCTGCGGCCGCATCGCTTACATGCCGCAGGGTCTCGGCAAGAACCTCTATCCGACATTGTCCGTCGCCGAGAACCTCGACTTCTTCGCCCGGCTATACGGTCAGGACGAAGGCGAACGGCAGCGCCGTGCGGATGAACTGCTCCGGGCAACCGGTCTCGCGCCCTTCCGTGATCGCCCGGCGGAGAAGCTGTCCGGCGGCATGAAGCAGAAACTGGCGCTCTGCTGCGCCCTGGTGCACGACCCGGACCTGCTGATCCTCGACGAGCCGACCACCGGCGTCGATCCGCTCTCCCGCCGCCAGTTCTGGGAGCTGATCGACCGCATCCGGGCCCGGCGGCCCTGGATGACCGTGATCACCGCCACCGCCTACATGTCCGAGGCCGAGCATTTCGACCGCCTGATCGCGATGAACGACGGGGCGATCCTGGCCGACGGCACGGCGGAGGACCTGAAACGCCAGACCGGGACCGACAACCTCGAGGATGCCTTCCTCGCCCTGCTTCCCGAAGGCCGCGACAAGACCCGCTTCACGCCGCGACCGAAACCCGAGCGCGGAGCCGCGGAGGCGGATATCGCCGCGATCGAGGCCCATGGCCTGGTGATGCGGTTCGGCGATTTCACCGCGGTCGATGCCGTCGACTTCCGCATCGAACAGGGCGAGATCTTCGGATTTCTCGGCTCGAACGGATGCGGCAAGACCACGACGATGAAGATGCTGACCGGCCTCCTCACCCCGACCGAAGGCGAGGCCCGCATCTTCGGTGAACGGATGAATGGTGGCGGGATGGAGATGCGCCGCCGCGTCGGCTATATGTCCCAGTCCTTCTCACTCTATTCCGAACTCACGGTCGGACAGAACCTCGACCTGCATGCGGGCCTGTTCCGTGTCGAGGGCGCCGCCAAGCGCGACCGTATCCGCGAGCTCGCGGACCGCTTTGAACTCGCGAACGTTATGGACATGCGGCCGGACGCGCTGCCGCTCGGCATCCGTCAGCGTCTGCAGCTTGCAGTGGCGGTGCTGCACCGGCCGGAAATGCTGATCCTGGACGAGCCGACCAGCGGCGTCGATCCAGTCGCCCGAGACGAATTCTGGAACCTGCTGACGGAGCTCTCGCGGGACGAAGGTGTCACGATCTTCATCTCCACCCACTTCATGAACGAGGCCGAGCGCTGCGACCGGATCTCGCTGATGCATGCGGGCAAGGTGCTGGCCATGGGCGAACCGAAAGCGCTCGTCGCCGACTCAGGCTGCGAGACCCTTGAGGAGACCTTCATCCGCCTTCTCGAAGCGGAGACGGAGGACGGACCCGAGGCCGCGACCGACAGTACCCCGGTACTCGACGGCAAAGCCGCCCCGATCGGCGCCCCGGCCTGGTTCTCCGCGGCACGACTCTGGGCCGTTGCCCGGCGCGAGAGTTTCGAGCTGGTACGCGACCCGATCCGTCTCGCCTTCGCCCTGTTCGGCCCCCTCATTCTCATGCTCGCTATGGGATACGGCATCACGTTCGACGTCGAGGACATGCGCTATGCCGCGTTCGACCAGGACCGCAGCCGGGAAAGCCGGGCGCTGCTGCGCCAGTTCGAAGGCTCGCGCTATTTCTCCGCCGCGCCGGAACTATCAAGCATGGCATCGCTCGAGGAACGGATGCAGCGGGGAGAGATCGGCCTCGCGCTGGTGATCCCGCCCGGTTTCGGACGCGATCTCGCCGCCGGACACCGCCCGGAGCTGTCGGCCTGGCTCGACGGCGCCATGACCAGCCGCGCCGAGACGACGCGCGGCTATGTCGAGGGCGCGTTCCAGTCCTTCCTCGCGGAACTGGCAAGAGAGGACGGCACGGCGGAAAGCAGTCCCGCGCTCGCCACGATCGAGACCCGCTTCCGCTACAACCAGGGCTTCACCTCCCTCGAGGCGATCCCGCCGGGCATCCTGATGATGCTCATGATCATGATCCCATCGATGCTGACGGCGCTGGGCGTGGTGCGTGAAAAGGAACTCGGTTCGATCACCAACCTGCATGCGGCTCCGGCGACCCGCTTCGAGTTCCTGGCCGGCAAGCAGCTGCCCTATGTGGCGGTGGCGCTGATCAGCTTCCTCACCATGCTGGCGATGATGATCCTGCTGTTCGGCCTCACTCCGAAAGCGAGCCTGCCGATGCTTTTCCTCGGCGCCGTGCTCTACGCGATCGCGACGACCGGGTTCGGCCTGCTGGTCTCGACCGTCGTGACCTCGCAGGTCGCGGCAATCTTCGCCACCGCGATCATCGTGCTGATCCCGACCATCAACTTCTCGGGCATGCTGCATCCGGTCGCCACGCTCGACACGACCGGACGCACCATCGGCCGCTCGTTCCCCGGCGCCTATTTCCAGGAGATCAGCGCGGGCGTCTTCAACAAGGGCCTGAGCGCCGCCGATCTGCTTCCAAACCTCGGCGCGCTCGCTCTCTTCTGTCTCGTCTACTGGGCGCTCTCCTCGGCCGCCCTGCCGAAACAGGCAAGGTAG
- a CDS encoding ComF family protein: MIGGLGTFALESGRRLFDLVLPPRCKKCGALVVADDALCASCWTALTFLGPPWCACCGRPFEFDIGGDALCGTCIAEPPLYGRARAALAYDDASREMILRFKHGGDESLTRLFARWMVQSGEELFASEPLILPVPLHLWRRVRRRFNQSALIASDLARATGLSWDPLSLERARRTPSQGGLGKTARRDNVRGAFQVRADRRERLKGRHLLLVDDVWTSGATAEACIRACRKAGAAQIDLLTLARVL, from the coding sequence GTGATCGGCGGACTCGGAACATTCGCCCTTGAGAGCGGACGACGGCTGTTCGATCTCGTCCTGCCGCCGCGCTGCAAGAAATGCGGCGCGCTGGTGGTGGCGGACGACGCGCTCTGCGCATCCTGCTGGACGGCCCTGACTTTTCTCGGCCCGCCCTGGTGCGCTTGTTGCGGCCGTCCGTTCGAATTCGATATCGGCGGTGATGCGCTCTGCGGCACCTGCATCGCAGAACCGCCGCTTTACGGCCGCGCGCGGGCGGCGCTCGCCTATGACGATGCCAGTCGGGAGATGATCCTCCGCTTTAAGCATGGCGGCGACGAGAGCCTGACAAGGCTGTTCGCCCGCTGGATGGTGCAGTCGGGGGAGGAGCTGTTTGCCTCTGAGCCGCTGATCCTGCCCGTGCCGTTGCATCTCTGGCGGCGGGTGCGGCGGCGCTTCAACCAGTCGGCTCTGATCGCCTCTGATCTGGCACGGGCGACCGGACTTTCGTGGGACCCGCTCTCGCTGGAGCGCGCGCGCCGGACCCCCAGCCAGGGAGGTCTCGGAAAGACCGCGCGGCGCGATAATGTCCGGGGCGCTTTCCAGGTGAGGGCCGACCGCCGGGAGCGCCTGAAAGGACGGCATCTGCTTCTGGTCGACGATGTCTGGACCTCCGGCGCGACGGCGGAGGCCTGCATCCGGGCCTGCCGCAAGGCGGGGGCAGCGCAGATCGATCTGCTCACACTCGCGCGCGTGCTCTAG